The genomic region TGCGCTGGCTCCTCGAACAGTTCGAGTTCCCCTTCACGGTCGTTTATCCGCCGACGCTCGACGCCGGGAATCTGGCGGAGAAATTTGACGTGCTGATCTTCGTCACTGGCGCGATTCCCGCCCGCGATTCCCGTGGAGGTGAAGGGTTCGGCAGCATGCCTGATCCACAAACCATCCCCGAAGAATATCGGGATCGTCTGGGGATGGTGACAGTGGCACAAACGGTCCCTCAGCTTCGCCGATTCCTCTCCGAGGGCGGCACGATTCTCGTCATCGGCAGCTCGACCAGTCTGGGATATCACCTCGGTCTTCCCATCGCTAATGCTCTGGTCGAACGACTGGCTGACGGAACCGAACGGCCCCTGCCGCGAGAGAAGTTTTATATCCCCGGATCGCTGCTCCAGGTTCGCGTGGACACATCTAATCCGCTGGCCTACGGTATGAGCGAACGCCTCGACGTCTTCTTCGACAATAGCCCTGTGTTTCGGTTGAAACCGGAAGCGGCTCTCGGTGGGGTGAAACCCGTCGCCTGGTTTGATACGGGGAGCCCGCTGCGCAGCGGCTGGGCGCTCGGCCAGAAATATCTTCAGGACGGCGTGGCCGTGATTGATGCAACGGTGGGCAAAGGCAAGCTCTTCCTCTTCGGCCCGGAGATCACGTTCCGGGGGCAGCCACACGCGAGTTTCAAATTCTTGTTCAACGGCATTTACTATGGCCGTTCGGAGCGGGTCGCGCTCCCCTGACGCTGTCTTCAGGCTTGCCGATCGGCCGCAGGGAAATGGTCAGAATGCGCTTCGGGGAAATCGGTCATCGGAGCGAAAAAATGGGGCCACAGCCCTCGAAGGGGTGGCCCCAGTAGCCCGGCATTACGCGCCTGGAGGAGCCGCCGACGGCACGATTGGCCTCGAAGGGCGAAATGAAAGGGGCTCATGCCCTTTCAGGGCTTAAGGTCGAGGGCGTTCTCCCGTTCTTAAAGGTCGCCCCAGGCTCTTATATCCTGCCCCCTTCACGTTTTCCCTTCGACGTTCACTTGCGCCGAACGATCACTCGGAGATCACGTTACTCTGGCGAAATTCCATTTCGAGAAGCGGGGAGCGGGCCGACGGCAAGTGGGAGAGACCCTGCGGCGTCAAGACTTCCAGCATGAGTGGATCCCGACAGCCCGTTTGTGTGGGCCGGACGGGCGAGGAGTTTTGGTTCATTCCCGTGGAGGGGGTGTTAGCGTCCGGTGCGACGGGTGGATTTCGGCTCCTTCTTTTTCACCAGCCGTTTCAATTCCTGCATGAATTCCGAGACATCCTGAAATTCGAGGTAAACCGAGGCGAACCGCACATAGGCCACTTTGTCGAGTTCTTTTAATCGGCGCATGATCAGCTCGCCGATCTTTTGCGTTGGGCGTTCTCGGTCGGGCGAGCTGCGCACGTAGGCATCAACGGCGTCAACAATCCCCTCGATCTTGGCCATGGGGATAGGACGTTTCTCACAGGCTTTCATGATGCCGGCCAGGACCTTTTGCCGATCAAAGGGCTCCCGCCGTCCGTCCTTCTTGATGACCATGTAGGGGACCTCGTCAATCCGTTCGTAGCTGGTGAAGCGACGACCGCACTTGAGGCATTCTCGTCGCCGACGGATCGAATCCCCTTCCCGCGATTCGCGGGAATCCACCACCTTATCCTCGAAGTATCCACAGAAGGGGCATTTCATAAGCTTCACTCCACCGTACTACACTCGGCTAAACGCAGGGGGTGACATCCTGATGAGCCGGTTGATCGGCCCTCTTTGCCATCCTCACTGTTCTCCTTGACTCCGGGACGTGGAATTCGCTCTCGACCAGGCGACGGAGTTTCCCCAGCGAGAGTCTATCGCGGATGAGGAAGTAGGGCCCAAAGAGCACGGCCGTTCCAAAACTGACGATATGAAGCATGATGGCCACGCTCGCCGCCAGATTCTTTTCCACTCCGACCAGCATGAGCCCGGCCATCGTCGTGGTATGAAAGGCTCCGGCGGAGCCGCCGGGCGTCGGCACCAGTGATCCGATCATGGCAAATCCCAGGACGAACAGGATGGACCCGAGCGATAGGTTCAGGCCAAACGCCAGACCCACGCAAAAGAAGCTGATCACGACCAATCCCCAGACAAGCAACGTGTAACCGAGCGTCACGGCCAGCCCCCGGAGGTCGTGCAAGACATACAATCCTTCGGCCAGATGGCCGAGAAGGTGGAGAAGGATGACGCGAAGGGATGTCGGCAGCCACCCCACGTGCTCTTCGACAAAGGTGAGAACTCCAGGGGCGTGACGACGAAACATCGAGAGACCCCACACTCCTCCCAGCGCAACCAACAACAGGATCGAGCCCGTGGTTTTCAAAGCTTGCCAGGAGTGGAAGTCCGCTGTTTGGGGTTCTGACCAGGCCGTCAGATCCAGGGCGAAGATCACACCAACGGTCACCATATCATAGAGGCGTTCGACCAGAAGCGTGGCGACGCTGGCACTTGGGCGAATGTGCTCACGCAGACTGAGGATCACGGGACGTACGGCTTCGCCGACGCGACCCACGAGAAAGATGGCAGAATATCCGACGACATTAGCGGCGAAGAGATTTCTCACCGAGGCCGTTCCGATGGGAGCCAGAAATACCCGCCACCGGAGGGATCTCACCAGGTAGGTGAGAGCGATCGGGCACATCGCCACCAGAATCAGACCGACATTCATCTGGCCAAAACTGTCCCGCACGGCCTGCCACTCCAGCCGATGGAGAAACCATGCGCTGAGGACGAGGGCGATGGCCAGCCAGATCAAGAATTTCACCGTCGTCCGACTCATCGGTCACGATCCTGCTCCCGGCACATTATCGGCTCCCCCCGTGATGTATGGTTGCGTCAGGGGTGCGCGGACGCTAAGGCTAGCCGAAGGCAAAGCCTAAGGTCAAGACAGACACCCTTGTTGACAGTCCTGAGGGAAATGCGTAAGATAGGACGCCGAAGACGGGGATGAAGGAGCATGACCAAGGCCGATCTAGCACGCGCTGTTTATCATCGTCATGGGGGACTGTCGGCCCGTGAGGCAACGGCAACGGTGGATTTGATCCTGGACATCATCAAACGACGGCTCGCCGACGGTCATAAGGTATGTCTCGGTCGGCTGGGAGTTATGGAGGTAGTTGAACGCCGGTCGCGTCGGGGTCGTCGCCCCGCGCCTGGCAAAAAACCGATGACGCGAATCTTGCTTTATCGCCCGGCGCGGGCGCTGCGCTGATGCCTCGTGCCGGGGATCGTTTCATCGGGAGACGACGACCATGCAGCAACCGCTTACGGCCATACCGGATAAGCTGTATTTCAAAATCGGCGAGGTCTGCCAGATCACGGGAATTCAACCCCATGTGCTCCGCTACTGGGAGACGGAGTTCCCTCAACTCGCTCCCGAGAAGAACCGCTCGGGACAGCGTGTGTACAAGCGTCGTGACATCGAAATCGTCCTCAAGATCAAGAAACTGCTCTACGAGGAGAAGTTCACCATCGCCGGAGCCAAACGCCGTCTGGCCGCTGAAACCCGCTTCAAAGTCGTCTCGTCCGATACGTCCAACGACACCCTCGATGCATCCGCTCCGTCTGAGATCGAGCCTCCCTCTCGAAGCCTCGAAGCCCTGAGCCAGATTCGACGCGGCCTGGAAGAGTTGTTGGCAATGCTGCGGGACAATGATATAATCACGTCCCGAACGAAGAGATGACGAAGGGTCGGGACGTGGCGCAGCCTGGTTAGCGCGCTTGCTTGGGGTGCAAGAGGTCGCTGGTTCAAATCCAGTCGTCCCGACCACTCTCCCGTAAATTGCCACGGATACACACAGAGGAGCACGATTCGAGGAATTCCCGGCGAGAGAATCGTCTGATCTGACGGAAGTTAGCGCCCACCCCCGGGTTTTGCCCTCCTGCCCCGTCTCTTTTGCCCGTTGCCTTGGCCATTTTGCACAAAAATCTTCCCACCCGCTCAACCCTCACGCCACCTGATCACTTTCCACTTCACCGGGATTTCCTGCCACTCCGTGGTCCGTGTTCATCCGTGGTGAGATTTTTCATAGCCCCTCCCCATGAGCAATTCCCGGGACCAACCAGGATGTCTCACACGAGAGCGAAGTCAGCTCAGAGCGTCGAAGGCACACCTTGCCTTCCCCAAAAGGCACGTGATAGCATTCGACCGGTTTCAAGGCGGTGAGGGATCACCCCCTGTGCGGTAACAGGTGGTGAGAGGGAGAGCGTTTCGGTAATGAATCAGGGGCCAGGTGGGTCACTGTTTCGCTCCGCCGGCAGAGCACGGCTTCGCCTCAGGGCGCTCGGCCCACCCGTCCCTAATCTCACAGTGGTCCCCGGCATGGGTCAAACTGAGGGGACGTCCACTTCCGGCATGCTTCTCACAGGCCAAGCCAAGCAGGCTAAGATGGCTGCGCTCATAGAGATTTTCGGGAGAGTTATTCATGGAGTACGGGCTTCTACCCTGAAATCGTGAAAATCAGAATCGCCCACGGATGAAACGTGAGGGAATTTTTCAAAGAAGGCTCTATGGCGATTCCGGTTCTCGT from Blastocatellia bacterium harbors:
- a CDS encoding HU family DNA-binding protein, translating into MTKADLARAVYHRHGGLSAREATATVDLILDIIKRRLADGHKVCLGRLGVMEVVERRSRRGRRPAPGKKPMTRILLYRPARALR
- a CDS encoding peptidase, translating into PPGTIYIPATPATPAKLEKLARDLGLNFDATTVRPSGDAFRLRPVRIGLWDRYGGSMPSGWVRWLLEQFEFPFTVVYPPTLDAGNLAEKFDVLIFVTGAIPARDSRGGEGFGSMPDPQTIPEEYRDRLGMVTVAQTVPQLRRFLSEGGTILVIGSSTSLGYHLGLPIANALVERLADGTERPLPREKFYIPGSLLQVRVDTSNPLAYGMSERLDVFFDNSPVFRLKPEAALGGVKPVAWFDTGSPLRSGWALGQKYLQDGVAVIDATVGKGKLFLFGPEITFRGQPHASFKFLFNGIYYGRSERVALP
- a CDS encoding MerR family transcriptional regulator: MQQPLTAIPDKLYFKIGEVCQITGIQPHVLRYWETEFPQLAPEKNRSGQRVYKRRDIEIVLKIKKLLYEEKFTIAGAKRRLAAETRFKVVSSDTSNDTLDASAPSEIEPPSRSLEALSQIRRGLEELLAMLRDNDIITSRTKR
- a CDS encoding lysylphosphatidylglycerol synthase transmembrane domain-containing protein translates to MSRTTVKFLIWLAIALVLSAWFLHRLEWQAVRDSFGQMNVGLILVAMCPIALTYLVRSLRWRVFLAPIGTASVRNLFAANVVGYSAIFLVGRVGEAVRPVILSLREHIRPSASVATLLVERLYDMVTVGVIFALDLTAWSEPQTADFHSWQALKTTGSILLLVALGGVWGLSMFRRHAPGVLTFVEEHVGWLPTSLRVILLHLLGHLAEGLYVLHDLRGLAVTLGYTLLVWGLVVISFFCVGLAFGLNLSLGSILFVLGFAMIGSLVPTPGGSAGAFHTTTMAGLMLVGVEKNLAASVAIMLHIVSFGTAVLFGPYFLIRDRLSLGKLRRLVESEFHVPESRRTVRMAKRADQPAHQDVTPCV
- the nrdR gene encoding transcriptional regulator NrdR encodes the protein MKCPFCGYFEDKVVDSRESREGDSIRRRRECLKCGRRFTSYERIDEVPYMVIKKDGRREPFDRQKVLAGIMKACEKRPIPMAKIEGIVDAVDAYVRSSPDRERPTQKIGELIMRRLKELDKVAYVRFASVYLEFQDVSEFMQELKRLVKKKEPKSTRRTGR